The following coding sequences are from one Virgibacillus necropolis window:
- a CDS encoding agmatinase family protein: MSQEMIYGNTPCYLGGKKVSLEDGSANDRDVLIYGVPWEGSVTWGNYTGCELGPKVIRLNSARYSGYLPELNHIDVKEYYTFGDLGDVDVVPADTRETMRRIENFSSKVWKTDKFPVAFGGDHGITYPIVKALSEEIDGKVGIIHLDAHYDNHPDYEGDLYARSTPFHRIYESESVRNESIVHMGIHGPRNQPETGRYADEVGATTISARQIRQSKNLVELARDAYKIASEGTEAVYLSVCSDVLDFAFNPGGPVDGNGLTSYELVELVHEFAKLGIRGMDYVEVYPQQDTNDNSSHFVSTVVLYALAGRILNEQK, encoded by the coding sequence ATGAGCCAGGAAATGATTTATGGTAATACACCTTGTTATTTAGGTGGAAAAAAAGTCTCCTTAGAAGATGGTAGTGCAAATGATCGTGACGTATTGATTTATGGAGTGCCGTGGGAAGGTTCTGTGACATGGGGGAATTATACTGGCTGTGAACTAGGTCCTAAAGTGATCCGTTTAAATTCAGCGCGCTATTCTGGATATTTACCAGAACTAAACCATATAGACGTTAAGGAGTATTATACATTTGGTGATTTAGGAGATGTAGATGTTGTTCCAGCTGACACGCGAGAAACAATGCGCCGGATTGAAAACTTTTCGAGTAAGGTTTGGAAAACAGATAAGTTTCCAGTTGCATTTGGTGGCGATCATGGAATTACATACCCAATTGTAAAAGCGCTAAGTGAGGAAATTGACGGGAAGGTCGGAATTATCCATTTGGACGCGCATTATGACAATCATCCGGATTACGAAGGTGATTTATATGCTAGAAGTACCCCGTTCCATCGAATTTATGAAAGTGAAAGTGTACGGAATGAAAGTATTGTACATATGGGAATTCATGGCCCACGTAATCAGCCAGAAACGGGAAGATATGCGGATGAGGTAGGTGCAACAACAATTTCGGCCCGTCAAATTAGACAGTCAAAGAATTTAGTTGAATTAGCACGTGATGCGTACAAGATTGCGAGTGAAGGAACTGAAGCTGTTTATTTGAGCGTTTGTAGTGATGTACTGGACTTCGCATTTAATCCAGGTGGCCCGGTAGATGGGAATGGCTTAACCTCGTATGAATTGGTCGAGCTGGTACATGAATTTGCTAAGCTAGGTATTCGCGGAATGGATTATGTGGAAGTATATCCACAACAGGACACAAATGATAATTCATCGCACTTTGTCTCAACAGTAGTTTTATACGCATTAGCAGGTAGGATTTTGAACGAACAGAAGTAA
- the putP gene encoding sodium/proline symporter PutP — MEAIITFSVYCIGMLVIGLWTYSKTSTLSDYILGGRSLNPWVAALSAQASDFSGWLLLGLPGAVYASGIGGMWIGVGLAIGAYLNWQFIAKRLRRYTEVSNDSVTLPEFFENRFRDKSHSLRVVSALFILIFYMIYVASGLVATGKLFVAIFDGITFTQGLWIGALVVIAYTFLGGFLAASYTDFIQGSIMFLALVIAPVYVIWGHLGGLSGLWTKLSSINPDLLYVTSTVTSNFAEGTYWQSAGTAGFITIISLLAWGLGYPGQPHIIARFMGIRSAKDVPKARMIAMVWIGISLLGAIFVALAGIAYFEVPLDDPEQVFIQIIQALFNPWVAGFLLAAVLAAIMSTMDSQLVVACSALAEDFYKPFFRKKASQKELMWVGRIATVAIAGVALALASTGSQSVLGIVSYAWAGFGSVFGPPVIFALWWRCTTGPAVLLGMLVGGITVILWEVFPTISTALGVDGLYSLVPGFVLSCLVIWIVSLLGKAHPEVEAEYNQAIVD; from the coding sequence ATGGAAGCGATTATTACTTTTTCGGTATATTGTATTGGTATGCTTGTAATCGGATTGTGGACATACAGCAAAACAAGTACACTTTCGGATTACATACTAGGTGGTAGAAGTTTAAACCCATGGGTGGCGGCGCTTTCCGCTCAGGCGAGTGACTTTAGTGGTTGGCTATTGCTCGGACTTCCGGGCGCGGTTTATGCATCAGGTATTGGTGGCATGTGGATTGGTGTTGGATTAGCTATTGGTGCTTATCTGAACTGGCAGTTTATTGCAAAGCGCTTACGCCGGTATACGGAGGTTTCAAACGACTCTGTAACTTTACCGGAGTTTTTTGAAAATCGTTTTCGAGATAAGAGTCATTCATTACGTGTAGTATCTGCACTATTTATTCTTATTTTTTACATGATTTATGTTGCTTCAGGTCTTGTAGCGACTGGTAAATTATTTGTTGCTATATTTGATGGAATAACATTTACACAAGGCTTATGGATCGGTGCTTTAGTTGTTATCGCTTACACATTTTTAGGTGGTTTTCTTGCGGCAAGTTATACAGACTTTATTCAAGGTTCAATTATGTTTTTAGCGTTAGTAATTGCACCAGTATATGTGATTTGGGGACACTTGGGTGGTCTATCAGGATTATGGACAAAGCTTTCGTCAATAAACCCTGACTTATTATATGTAACAAGTACGGTTACTTCTAACTTTGCTGAAGGCACCTATTGGCAAAGTGCGGGAACTGCAGGATTTATAACGATTATATCATTATTGGCATGGGGCCTAGGCTATCCAGGTCAACCACATATTATTGCTAGGTTTATGGGTATTCGCAGTGCGAAGGATGTTCCTAAGGCTCGCATGATTGCCATGGTTTGGATAGGGATATCTTTACTTGGTGCTATTTTTGTTGCACTCGCAGGAATTGCATATTTTGAAGTTCCATTAGATGATCCTGAACAAGTGTTTATTCAAATAATCCAGGCATTATTCAATCCTTGGGTTGCTGGGTTCTTATTAGCAGCAGTATTAGCGGCAATCATGAGCACAATGGATTCGCAATTGGTTGTAGCATGTAGTGCATTAGCAGAAGATTTCTATAAGCCATTCTTCCGTAAAAAAGCTTCACAAAAAGAATTGATGTGGGTTGGACGCATTGCCACTGTGGCCATCGCTGGAGTTGCACTTGCCTTAGCATCGACTGGCAGTCAAAGTGTACTTGGTATTGTTTCGTATGCTTGGGCTGGTTTTGGCTCTGTATTTGGTCCGCCGGTTATTTTTGCTTTATGGTGGAGATGCACAACAGGCCCAGCTGTTTTGCTGGGTATGCTAGTCGGAGGAATCACGGTAATATTATGGGAGGTTTTCCCAACTATTTCCACAGCACTTGGCGTGGACGGATTGTATTCCCTTGTACCAGGTTTCGTCCTTTCTTGTTTGGTTATCTGGATTGTCAGCCTACTGGGTAAGGCACATCCCGAGGTTGAAGCAGAATATAACCAAGCAATTGTTGATTAA